From the Lathyrus oleraceus cultivar Zhongwan6 chromosome 4, CAAS_Psat_ZW6_1.0, whole genome shotgun sequence genome, one window contains:
- the LOC127135882 gene encoding uncharacterized protein LOC127135882 produces MVNRNQNADDIIRQVRHDDMAADNNLAAIVERIIVRNGVNLGLRRPNYTSPLSEYILQAEAPPITKIPKFTKFIGDTTESTVDQVARYLIKAGDMSNHESLRIKKIPSSLTKNAFTWFTTLPQSSIHTWNQLETMFHEQFYMGKTKISLKELARIKRKVTGPIDDYLNRFRLLKAGYFTQIPKHEVVKMATGASTIQLEIN; encoded by the coding sequence ATGGTGAATAGAAACCAAAATGCTGATGATATTATACGGCAAGTTCGACATGATGATATGGCAGCAGATAATAATCTAGCAGCTATAGTCGAAAGAATTATAGTTCGAAATGGGGTAAATTTAGGCCTTAGAAGGCCAAATTATACATCACCTTTGTCAGAGTATATCTTACAGGCAGAAGCACCCCCTATAAccaaaatccccaaattcaccAAGTTTATTGGGGATACTACTGAGTCTACTGTTGATCAAGTGGCGAGATATTTAATCAAGGCTGGAGATATGTCAAATCATGAAAGCCTTAGGATAAAAAAAATTCCAAGTTCTCTCACAAAGAATGCTTTCACATGGTTCACTACTTTGCCCCAAAGTTCGATCCACACTTGGAACCAACTGGAAACAatgttccatgaacagttttacatggGGAAAACGAAGATAAGTTTGAAGGAGTTGGCTAGAATCAAGCGAAAGGTCACTGGGCCAATTGATGACTATCTAAATAGGTTTCGATTGCTCAAAGCTGGGTATTTTACGCAAATACCAAAGCATGAAGTGGTCAAAATGGCCACTGGGGCCTCGACTATTCAATTAGAAATAAATTAG